In Pseudophryne corroboree isolate aPseCor3 chromosome 3, aPseCor3.hap2, whole genome shotgun sequence, a genomic segment contains:
- the LOC135055361 gene encoding putative nuclease HARBI1 — translation MYAPACVMSIYIAAEALPPQPTPALPPQPQAPQPQPAPHQPRQRRRARPPIFRTRVLLFGMPDDVVVRRYRLPPHLILDTLSIIESDLESEIRYPTAIPPLTQFLAVLHFLATASYQHVVGDLVGMSQGQFSKVLRRVCQAFLKRVKQFIDMPLDVGALDVVKRQFAEGGSRFPHVIGVVDGTHVAIQPPRHNEEIFRNRKLFHSLNVMVVCGPSLQILSLNAKFTGSSHDAYVIRQSGIWQRLRSSQRADMWLLGDRGYPCTPWLMTPYRNPRPGPQMAFNSALTATRQLVERTIGVLKGRFRVLHRTGGDIMYSPEMASKIVVLCAILHNIAVRSSVELPQAEELPDEEPGVGPRFGGGSVTRRGSQVRARIVAEYFS, via the exons atgtacgctcctgca tgtgtgatgtcaatatatattgcagcagaagccctacctccccaacccacgccagcactcccaccccaaccgcaagccccacaaccacagccggctcctcatcaaccaaggcaacggaggcgtgctaggccaccaattttcagaacccgtgtcctactttttgggatgccagatgatgtggtggtgcgtagataccggctgccaccacatctaatcctagacactctctccataatagagagtgatctggagtctgaaattcggtatcctacagcaataccaccattgacacaattccttgcagtgttacattttttggctacagcctcatatcagcatgttgtgggagacctggttggcatgtcgcagggccagttcagtaaggtcctgcggcgtgtctgccaggctttcctaaagcgggtgaagcagttcattgatatgcctttggatgttggtgccctagatgtggtgaagcggcaatttgcggaaggtggtagtcgcttcccacatgttattggggttgtggatggcacacatgttgctattcagccaccaagacataatgaagaaatttttagaaacaggaaactgtttcattctctgaatgtaatggttgtttgtgggccatccctccagatcctttccctgaatgcaaagtttactggaagttcccatgatgcatatgtcattagacaatcagggatatggcagagattaagatcaagtcaacgagcagacatgtggttattgg gagaccgtggatatccttgcaccccctggctcatgactccttaccgtaatcccaggccaggaccacagatggcatttaactccgcgcttactgccactaggcagctggtggagcgcacaattggtgtccttaaagggcggtttcgtgtgctccaccgcactggtggcgacatcatgtattcgccggagatggcaagtaaaatagtggtcctgtgcgcaatactacataatatcgcggtaaggagtagtgtagagcttcctcaggcagaggaattgcctgatgaggagccaggggttggtccacgcttcggtggggggagtgtgacacggagggggagccaagtgagggcaagaattgttgcagaatatttcag ctga